A stretch of bacterium DNA encodes these proteins:
- a CDS encoding twin-arginine translocation signal domain-containing protein, translated as MTWTRRDFLKTSAATAGALAAGPALADFTALKSERQLRILILGGTRFLGPATVDVARARGHHVTLFNRGVSNTHLYPDLPKLKGDRFGDLASLATGEWDVCIDNSGYVPGTVTEAAELLHGRVGQYIFISTISVFADFSIKGMDETAAVGTLTDEQIAAAQGMRDITAENYGPLKALCEQANTNVFGEKACNIRPGLIVGPMDRSDRFTYWPVRVARGGEVLAPGTPDDPTQLIDVRDLAEFIVLAAERGLGGTYNCTSPSGELTMGEMLETCRRVSGSDASFTWADADFLAAQEVAAWTDMPVWVPLEGEEAGHPFIDVRRAVGAGLTFRPISETVRGTLDWWATVEQERKDKPMRAGVTAEREAEVLAAWHEQHG; from the coding sequence ATGACCTGGACCCGCCGCGACTTCCTGAAGACCTCCGCCGCCACCGCCGGCGCCCTCGCCGCCGGCCCGGCCCTGGCCGACTTCACCGCGCTCAAGAGCGAGCGCCAGCTGCGGATCCTCATCCTCGGCGGCACCCGCTTCCTCGGACCGGCCACCGTCGACGTGGCGCGCGCCCGCGGCCATCACGTCACCCTGTTCAACCGGGGCGTCTCGAACACGCACCTCTACCCCGACCTGCCCAAGCTCAAGGGCGACCGCTTCGGCGACCTCGCCTCCCTCGCCACCGGCGAGTGGGACGTCTGCATCGACAACAGCGGCTACGTCCCGGGCACCGTCACCGAGGCGGCCGAGCTGCTGCACGGGCGCGTCGGCCAGTACATCTTCATCTCGACGATCTCGGTCTTCGCCGACTTCAGCATCAAGGGCATGGACGAGACGGCCGCCGTCGGCACCCTCACCGACGAGCAGATCGCCGCCGCCCAGGGCATGCGCGACATCACGGCCGAGAACTACGGGCCTCTCAAGGCCCTCTGCGAGCAGGCCAACACCAACGTCTTCGGCGAGAAGGCCTGCAACATTCGGCCGGGCCTCATCGTGGGCCCCATGGACCGCTCGGACCGCTTCACCTACTGGCCCGTGCGCGTGGCCCGCGGCGGCGAGGTGCTCGCCCCCGGCACGCCGGACGACCCGACCCAGCTGATCGACGTGCGCGACCTGGCCGAGTTCATCGTGCTGGCGGCCGAGCGCGGTCTCGGCGGCACCTACAACTGCACCAGCCCGTCGGGCGAGCTCACCATGGGCGAGATGCTCGAAACCTGCCGCCGGGTCTCCGGCAGCGACGCCTCCTTCACCTGGGCCGACGCCGACTTCCTGGCCGCCCAGGAGGTGGCCGCCTGGACCGACATGCCGGTGTGGGTGCCGCTGGAGGGCGAGGAGGCGGGCCATCCGTTCATCGACGTGCGCCGGGCCGTCGGCGCGGGGCTCACCTTCCGGCCCATCTCCGAGACGGTGCGCGGCACCCTCGACTGGTGGGCCACCGTCGAGCAGGAGCGCAAGGACAAGCCCATGCGGGCGGGCGTGACCGCCGAGCGCGAGGCCGAGGTCCTGGCCGCCTGGCACGAGCAGCACGGCTAG
- a CDS encoding inorganic phosphate transporter produces the protein MELLVFLSSGLFLGWSLGANDAANVFGTAVGARMVRFRTAALVCSVFLVLGATISGAGAAHTLGKLGAVNALGGAFAVALAAGLTTFVMTRLRMPVSTSQAIVGAILGWNLYTASLTDAGSLANIVLVWVVCPVLSGVVAIGLFVLVRLALRLTRPHLLRLDAGTRLGLLVVGAFGSYSLGANNIANVMGVFVPDNPFHDVTLFGWLPITGVQQLFGLGALAIAVGVFTYSRQVMGTVGSGLARVSPVPALVIVLAHSITLFVFASQGLRDFLLARGLPALPLVPVSSSQAVIGAVVGLSLFKGIGVRLRILGEISLGWVATPVAACAVAGVLLFALETVFDQPVQRGLTYRIDGAVAAELARRGLDDPGLGAVPEAEAARPFAAALREHTSLQGADVRAVVRLAATGRWRIEAGRGRDGWSGMGLSPGQIDALDDLEGAEFEHAWQVSRALAHAGAAWRPLPATPANRRANEELARQAELVERISRVD, from the coding sequence ATGGAACTCCTCGTCTTCCTGAGCAGCGGCCTCTTCCTGGGCTGGTCCCTGGGCGCCAACGACGCGGCCAACGTGTTCGGCACGGCCGTGGGCGCGCGCATGGTGCGCTTCCGCACGGCGGCGCTGGTGTGCTCGGTCTTCCTCGTGCTCGGTGCGACGATCAGCGGCGCCGGCGCGGCCCACACCCTGGGCAAGCTGGGCGCGGTGAACGCCCTCGGGGGCGCCTTCGCCGTGGCCCTGGCCGCGGGCCTGACCACCTTCGTCATGACCCGCCTGCGCATGCCGGTCTCCACCTCGCAGGCCATCGTCGGCGCCATCCTCGGCTGGAACCTCTACACCGCCAGCCTCACCGATGCGGGCTCGCTGGCGAACATCGTGCTGGTGTGGGTGGTGTGCCCGGTGCTGTCGGGTGTGGTGGCCATCGGGCTGTTCGTGCTCGTGCGCCTGGCCCTGCGCCTGACCCGGCCCCACCTGCTGCGCCTGGACGCCGGCACGCGCCTGGGCCTGCTCGTGGTGGGCGCATTCGGCTCGTACAGCCTCGGCGCCAACAACATCGCCAACGTCATGGGCGTCTTCGTGCCGGACAACCCGTTCCACGACGTGACGCTCTTCGGCTGGCTGCCGATCACGGGCGTGCAGCAGCTCTTCGGCCTCGGGGCCCTGGCCATCGCCGTCGGCGTCTTCACCTACTCGCGGCAGGTGATGGGCACCGTCGGCAGCGGCCTGGCGCGGGTCTCGCCGGTGCCGGCGCTGGTGATCGTGCTGGCCCACTCCATCACGCTCTTCGTCTTCGCCAGCCAGGGCCTGCGCGACTTCCTGCTCGCCCGCGGCCTGCCCGCACTGCCGCTGGTGCCGGTCAGCAGCAGCCAGGCCGTGATCGGGGCCGTCGTCGGGCTCAGCCTCTTCAAGGGCATCGGGGTGCGGCTGCGGATCCTGGGCGAGATCTCCCTGGGCTGGGTGGCCACGCCGGTGGCGGCCTGCGCCGTGGCGGGGGTGCTCCTGTTCGCGCTCGAGACGGTCTTCGACCAGCCGGTGCAGCGCGGCCTGACCTACCGGATCGACGGCGCGGTGGCGGCGGAACTGGCGCGGCGCGGCCTCGACGACCCGGGTCTCGGCGCGGTGCCGGAGGCGGAGGCGGCCCGCCCGTTCGCGGCGGCGCTGCGCGAACACACGTCCCTGCAGGGGGCGGACGTCCGGGCCGTGGTGCGGTTGGCGGCCACCGGCAGGTGGCGCATCGAGGCGGGCCGCGGCCGCGACGGCTGGTCCGGCATGGGCCTGTCGCCGGGGCAGATCGACGCGCTCGACGACCTCGAGGGGGCCGAGTTCGAACACGCCTGGCAGGTGTCCCGGGCCCTGGCCCACGCCGGCGCGGCGTGGCGCCCGCTGCCGGCGACGCCGGCCAACCGCCGGGCCAACGAGGAGCTCGCCCGCCAGGCCGAGCTCGTGGAGCGGATCAGCCGCGTCGACTGA
- a CDS encoding DUF47 family protein — protein sequence MPLFKSSRVLEAQIDGFLDTVGESGLVYRMGVEAFLAGRDEDFAHAIARIDALESQADKLSKEAETHLYRHSLIPEHRGDVLGLLENTDNIIDTAKASLHQFDVERPRVPVEFHEGFRLLTAASAEALEAVIVCARAFFRDVEATKDNLYKVHHFEREADHLSEALKRAIFAADLDLAHQTQLRYFAHNVEKVSDKAEEVADRLAISVIKRDI from the coding sequence GTGCCCCTCTTCAAATCCAGCCGGGTCCTCGAGGCCCAGATCGACGGCTTCCTCGACACCGTGGGCGAAAGCGGGCTGGTGTACCGCATGGGCGTCGAGGCGTTCCTCGCCGGGCGGGACGAGGACTTCGCCCACGCCATCGCGCGGATCGACGCCCTCGAGAGCCAGGCCGACAAGCTGAGCAAGGAGGCCGAGACGCATCTCTACCGGCACTCGCTGATTCCCGAGCACCGGGGCGACGTGCTGGGCCTGCTCGAGAACACGGACAACATCATCGACACCGCCAAGGCGAGCCTGCACCAGTTCGACGTCGAGCGGCCGCGGGTGCCGGTCGAGTTCCACGAGGGCTTCCGGCTGCTGACCGCCGCGAGCGCCGAGGCCCTCGAGGCCGTGATCGTGTGCGCCCGGGCCTTCTTCCGCGACGTCGAGGCGACGAAGGACAACCTCTACAAGGTGCACCACTTCGAGCGGGAGGCCGACCACCTCAGCGAGGCCCTGAAACGGGCCATCTTCGCGGCCGACCTGGACCTGGCCCACCAGACCCAGCTGCGCTACTTCGCCCACAACGTGGAGAAGGTCTCGGACAAGGCCGAGGAGGTCGCCGACCGCCTCGCCATCTCGGTCATCAAGCGGGACATCTGA
- a CDS encoding CYTH domain-containing protein: MALEIERKFLVADARCIDGHPGLALRQGYLCRSEQGVVRVRLAGRDEAFLTVKSRTVDVVREEYEYAVPFADAVAMLRLCGELVVTKTRHRIPVGDLVWEVDVFDGGNAGLVLAECELERADQPLPRPAWVGAEVTGDPRYHNSYLAAHPFTSW; this comes from the coding sequence ATGGCCCTGGAGATCGAACGCAAATTCCTCGTCGCCGACGCGCGCTGCATCGACGGCCATCCGGGCCTCGCGCTGCGCCAGGGCTACCTCTGCCGGTCGGAGCAGGGCGTGGTCCGGGTGCGTCTCGCCGGCCGGGACGAGGCCTTCCTGACGGTGAAGAGCCGCACCGTCGACGTGGTCCGCGAGGAGTACGAGTACGCGGTGCCGTTCGCCGACGCCGTCGCCATGTTGCGGCTGTGCGGCGAGCTGGTGGTGACCAAGACACGGCACCGGATCCCGGTGGGGGATCTCGTGTGGGAAGTCGACGTCTTCGACGGCGGCAACGCGGGCCTCGTGCTGGCCGAGTGCGAGCTGGAGCGGGCCGACCAGCCGCTGCCACGGCCGGCCTGGGTCGGGGCCGAGGTCACCGGCGACCCGCGCTACCACAACTCCTACCTGGCGGCGCATCCCTTCACATCCTGGTAG
- a CDS encoding chemotaxis protein CheW, whose product MNSVTAQNTAGGSGRDRAGKYLTFELDGTEFAIEILKVVEILKMMEITNVPMWPGFAKGTINLRGRVIPVIDLRMKFGLSPTEETERTCTIVVELGGDQIGVVVEAVNEVREIAADDISDPPRVGGTVDSDFMLGMGKTEGKTIILLALEKVLIDAAEILGLDAGMLEEELLEADLV is encoded by the coding sequence ATGAACAGCGTGACGGCCCAGAACACCGCCGGCGGGTCCGGCCGGGACCGGGCGGGCAAGTACCTGACCTTCGAGCTCGACGGCACCGAGTTCGCCATCGAGATCCTCAAGGTCGTCGAGATCCTGAAGATGATGGAGATCACCAACGTGCCCATGTGGCCCGGCTTCGCCAAGGGCACCATCAACCTGCGCGGGCGGGTGATCCCGGTGATCGACCTGCGCATGAAGTTCGGCCTCAGTCCCACCGAGGAGACCGAGCGCACCTGCACCATCGTGGTCGAGCTCGGCGGCGACCAGATCGGCGTCGTCGTCGAGGCCGTCAACGAGGTGCGCGAGATCGCGGCCGACGACATCTCCGACCCGCCGCGGGTGGGGGGCACGGTCGACTCGGACTTCATGCTCGGCATGGGCAAGACCGAGGGCAAGACCATCATCCTGCTCGCGCTGGAGAAGGTGCTCATCGACGCGGCCGAGATCCTCGGCCTGGATGCGGGAATGCTGGAGGAGGAACTGCTGGAGGCCGACCTGGTCTGA
- a CDS encoding methyl-accepting chemotaxis protein — protein sequence MKSMTLGKKISLGFGALIVISGILGGFGAWQMRDAQIGSAKLSDEYVPELAVSAQVRGAANRVMYQMRGYGFTEEPRFLDAARAEMKSLDKALAAAEDLEKRAVHLTKLGPQLVEIRKAEADYEELINETVAAIAAMEKARGGLDANAGVYMAQSADYVEGQDQKFRSEIETHAETSELETRLAKITHISEVIDLGNDTRIKAFKSQALRDPAIMEDAQRNFPRIAAAIVALRAVTTQADDLARLDRIQGAADGYSESMTTFLANWKTLQDLGTQRDKQGTEVIAACKVLQEAAEEATVGIATNASEELSAASTVTVVGLIVALVVGVLLSIFLTRSITGPINRVIAGMQAGSEQVASAAGQVSASSQQLAEGASEQASSLEETAASLEMMSSGARQSAENSKQANGRSTEVKSHAEKGQTAMGALNTAMEKIKNSSDETAKIIKTIDEIAFQTNLLALNAAVEAARAGDAGKGFAVVAEEVRNLAQRSAEAAKGTADLIDGAKQNSDLGVQATGEVSAILEEVVGGIVEVSDLIEDLSRTAEEQARSVNEVNTAVGQMDAVTQANAAGAEESASAAEEMSAQAGEMQALVRELVAIVGSTDGRQAAGGSGPGLVSRLRAGAGRKPALPAPAARRSQGQFQTRVTNVPPKSAGRQRTPDEVIPLDDDSLIEI from the coding sequence ATGAAAAGCATGACTCTCGGCAAGAAGATCTCGCTCGGTTTCGGGGCGTTGATCGTGATCAGTGGCATTCTCGGCGGCTTCGGCGCGTGGCAGATGCGCGATGCGCAGATCGGCTCGGCCAAGTTGTCGGACGAGTACGTGCCCGAACTCGCCGTCTCCGCCCAGGTGCGCGGCGCGGCGAACCGCGTCATGTACCAGATGCGCGGCTACGGCTTCACCGAAGAGCCCCGCTTCCTCGACGCGGCCAGGGCAGAGATGAAGTCCCTGGACAAGGCCCTGGCGGCCGCCGAGGACCTCGAGAAGCGCGCGGTGCACCTGACGAAGCTCGGGCCGCAGCTGGTCGAGATCCGCAAGGCCGAGGCAGACTACGAGGAACTCATTAATGAGACCGTCGCGGCCATTGCGGCCATGGAGAAGGCCCGCGGCGGGCTCGACGCGAACGCGGGCGTCTACATGGCGCAGTCCGCCGACTACGTCGAGGGCCAAGACCAGAAGTTCCGGTCCGAGATCGAGACCCACGCGGAGACGAGCGAGCTCGAGACGCGCCTGGCCAAGATCACCCACATCAGCGAGGTGATCGACCTGGGCAACGACACGCGGATCAAGGCGTTCAAGTCGCAGGCCCTGCGGGATCCGGCGATCATGGAGGACGCCCAGCGCAACTTCCCGCGCATCGCCGCGGCCATCGTCGCGCTGCGGGCGGTCACGACCCAGGCGGACGACCTCGCGCGGCTGGACAGGATCCAGGGCGCGGCCGACGGCTACAGCGAGAGCATGACGACCTTCCTCGCCAACTGGAAGACCCTCCAGGACCTCGGCACCCAGCGCGACAAGCAGGGGACCGAGGTCATCGCGGCCTGCAAGGTGCTGCAGGAGGCGGCCGAGGAGGCGACGGTGGGCATCGCGACGAACGCCTCGGAGGAGCTGTCCGCGGCGTCGACCGTGACCGTGGTCGGGCTGATCGTGGCCCTGGTCGTGGGCGTGCTGCTGTCGATCTTCCTGACCCGCTCGATCACCGGTCCCATCAACCGGGTCATCGCGGGCATGCAGGCGGGCAGTGAGCAGGTCGCGAGTGCGGCGGGCCAGGTCTCGGCTTCGAGCCAGCAGTTGGCCGAGGGCGCGAGCGAGCAGGCCTCGAGTCTCGAGGAGACGGCGGCGTCGCTGGAGATGATGTCGTCCGGCGCGCGGCAGAGCGCCGAGAACTCGAAGCAGGCCAACGGCCGTTCGACCGAAGTGAAGAGCCACGCCGAAAAGGGCCAGACGGCCATGGGCGCGCTGAACACCGCCATGGAGAAGATCAAGAACTCGTCGGACGAGACCGCGAAGATCATCAAGACCATCGACGAGATCGCCTTCCAGACCAACCTGCTGGCCCTGAACGCGGCCGTCGAGGCCGCCCGGGCGGGCGACGCCGGCAAGGGCTTCGCGGTGGTGGCCGAAGAGGTGCGGAACCTGGCCCAGCGCAGCGCCGAGGCGGCCAAGGGCACGGCCGACCTGATCGACGGCGCCAAGCAGAACAGCGACCTCGGCGTGCAGGCCACGGGCGAGGTGTCGGCGATCCTCGAAGAGGTCGTCGGCGGCATCGTCGAGGTCTCCGACCTCATCGAGGACCTGTCGCGCACGGCCGAGGAGCAGGCGCGCAGCGTCAACGAGGTGAACACGGCGGTCGGCCAGATGGACGCGGTCACCCAGGCCAACGCGGCCGGGGCCGAGGAGTCGGCGTCGGCGGCCGAGGAGATGTCGGCCCAGGCCGGCGAGATGCAGGCGCTGGTGCGCGAGCTCGTGGCCATCGTCGGCTCCACCGACGGCCGCCAGGCCGCAGGCGGCAGCGGGCCGGGGCTGGTTTCCCGCCTGCGGGCGGGGGCGGGCCGCAAGCCGGCCCTGCCGGCACCGGCCGCGCGCCGGTCGCAGGGCCAGTTCCAGACCAGGGTGACCAACGTGCCGCCGAAGTCCGCGGGTCGCCAACGCACGCCGGACGAGGTGATCCCCCTCGACGACGACAGCCTGATCGAGATCTGA
- a CDS encoding NAD(P)(+) transhydrogenase (Re/Si-specific) subunit beta: MLDTGWVNLGYLVASVLFIRGIKGLTHPRTAVQGNLTSAWGMFLAVAVALLATGLDFKWIIVGAVVGAAIGGFAAVRVQMTQMPEMVALFNGFGGGASVLVAGAAFLGATGAVDARMTISTGLSGLIGSLTFTGSLVAFGKLAEKLPGGSLGFPGIQVFNGVLGLAALGCVGWLTVDPSAVIAYWIVVAIAGVLGVTLTIPIGGADMPVVISLLNSYSGLAAAATGFVLNNEVLIITGSLVGASGIILTRIMCVAMNRSLGNVLFATLGPSAEGPSADDVYGGKVKSTSPEEVAMMLDTAQRVLVVPGYGLAVAQAQHIVRDMANVLESRGVQVEYGIHPVAGRMPGHMNVLLAEADVPYEKLREMDDINNEISQVDVCIVIGANDVVNPVARTDPSSPIAGMPIIDVDKARTVIVVKRSLSPGFAGIPNPLFAADNCLMMFGDGKKALTELVNALKEG; the protein is encoded by the coding sequence ATCCTCGATACGGGCTGGGTGAATCTCGGCTACCTCGTGGCCTCGGTGCTGTTCATCCGCGGCATCAAGGGCCTGACCCACCCGCGCACCGCGGTGCAGGGCAACCTGACCAGCGCCTGGGGCATGTTCCTGGCCGTGGCGGTGGCCCTGCTCGCCACGGGACTCGACTTCAAGTGGATCATCGTCGGTGCGGTGGTCGGCGCCGCCATCGGCGGTTTCGCCGCCGTCAGGGTGCAGATGACCCAGATGCCGGAGATGGTGGCCCTGTTCAACGGCTTCGGCGGCGGCGCCTCGGTGCTGGTGGCCGGCGCCGCGTTCCTCGGGGCGACCGGCGCCGTCGACGCCCGGATGACGATCTCGACGGGCCTGTCCGGCCTGATCGGTTCGCTCACCTTCACCGGTTCGCTGGTGGCCTTCGGCAAGCTGGCCGAGAAGCTGCCCGGCGGCTCCCTGGGCTTCCCGGGCATCCAGGTGTTCAACGGCGTGCTCGGTCTGGCGGCCCTGGGCTGCGTGGGCTGGCTCACGGTCGACCCCTCGGCGGTGATCGCCTACTGGATCGTGGTCGCCATCGCCGGCGTCCTCGGCGTCACCCTGACCATCCCCATCGGCGGCGCCGACATGCCGGTGGTCATCTCGCTGCTGAACAGCTACTCGGGCCTGGCGGCCGCGGCCACCGGCTTCGTGCTGAACAACGAGGTGCTGATCATCACCGGCTCGCTCGTGGGCGCCTCGGGCATCATCCTGACGCGCATCATGTGCGTGGCCATGAACCGCTCCCTGGGCAACGTGCTCTTCGCGACCCTCGGCCCCAGCGCCGAGGGGCCGAGCGCCGACGACGTCTACGGCGGCAAGGTGAAGTCGACGAGCCCCGAAGAGGTGGCCATGATGCTCGACACGGCCCAGCGCGTGCTGGTGGTGCCGGGCTACGGACTGGCGGTGGCGCAGGCGCAGCACATCGTGCGCGACATGGCCAACGTGCTCGAGTCGCGGGGCGTGCAGGTGGAGTACGGCATCCACCCGGTGGCGGGCCGCATGCCCGGCCACATGAACGTGCTGCTGGCCGAGGCCGACGTGCCCTACGAGAAGCTGCGCGAGATGGACGACATCAACAACGAGATCTCCCAGGTCGATGTGTGCATCGTCATCGGGGCGAACGACGTGGTCAATCCGGTCGCGCGCACCGATCCGTCGAGCCCCATCGCGGGCATGCCGATCATCGACGTGGACAAGGCCCGCACGGTGATCGTGGTCAAGCGCTCGCTGAGCCCCGGCTTCGCGGGAATTCCCAACCCGCTCTTCGCGGCGGACAACTGCCTGATGATGTTCGGCGACGGCAAGAAGGCCCTGACCGAGCTCGTGAACGCCCTGAAGGAGGGCTGA
- a CDS encoding NAD(P) transhydrogenase subunit alpha — MELLVTSVTVFVLAVFIGFEIITKVPPTLHTPLMSGSNAISGITLVGAVVSTRTDNPKLATILGTCAVAFAMINVVGGYMVTHRMLAMFRKKG; from the coding sequence ATGGAACTTCTCGTCACCTCCGTCACGGTCTTCGTGCTCGCGGTCTTCATCGGCTTCGAGATCATCACGAAGGTGCCGCCCACCCTGCACACGCCCCTGATGTCGGGCTCGAACGCCATCAGCGGCATCACCCTCGTCGGCGCCGTGGTCTCGACCCGCACGGACAACCCGAAGCTGGCGACGATCCTCGGCACGTGCGCGGTGGCCTTCGCCATGATCAACGTCGTGGGCGGGTACATGGTCACCCACCGCATGCTCGCGATGTTCAGGAAGAAGGGGTAG